A stretch of DNA from Malus sylvestris chromosome 9, drMalSylv7.2, whole genome shotgun sequence:
GGTTTTCCACGACGTCGTCTTCGGGGACGTACGGCGAGTCGAAGAGGGTGTGGGTGTGGACGGAGAGCAAGCAGGTCATGACGGCCGCCGTCGAGAGAGGCTGGAACACCTTCGTCTTCCCCTCTCAAAGCCGTGAACTTGCCGATGAGTGGTCCTGTAAGCTCATTCAAACTTTTTAAGTTTTGGGTTTTGCTGTAATTAATTGAAGGTAAAGGGGAAAACTTTACAATTTTAGGGTTGCCATTTGGGAATTTTTGTGGAATTCCATATAATTTCACCTtagaatttgttttttttctcacttttgATGATTTGGGTGTGGAATGCGAGCAGCAATTGCATTGATAGATACTCTCTTTATCGAAGAGGGAGCGATTTTGGATGGTGAGAACAGAAGAGTTGCCACAATGCTTGAGGTCGCCAACCCCAAGGAGTTggagctgcttcaacccgaaaaAGCGCTTGGCGAAAATTTAGTTGTTGATTTGCTAGATTGGCAGGTATGTTGTTTATTGATTACGAAAATGTAGTTTGTTGCTTTTTATTTCGGTTTCTAAACCTTCCCAGGTATTTTTTTTacgttgtttttgtttcttaggTCATACCTGCAGAGAATATAGTTGCTGCATTTCAAGGGAGTGGGAAAACAGTGTTTGCTGTTTCGAAAACCGCATTGGAAGCTCAAGTCTTCTTTGAGGTATATATCAAACTTTTCAAGATTGAACTTCGGACTATCGCCTAGATTCTATGCATCCTTAACTACTGTTCGTGTTCATTATTTTGCGCTTGTAGGCCCTCGAGCATGGTTTGGGTGGAGTTAtcttaaaaattgaagaagtAAAAGCTCTTCTCGACCTAAAGGTAATTAGTTACTGGCTAAGGGCTTGTTGGGCTTATGGAaagcattttttcttcttcttatattGGTTATTATTATCAGGACTATTTTGACAGAAGAGATGAAGTGAGCAACATATTGAGCCTGACAAAAGCCGTTGTAAATCGAGTCCAAGTAGCTGGAATGGGGGATCGAGTTTGCGTTGATCTCTGTAGTCTCATGAGGCCCGGGGAAGGACTACTTGTATGCTGTCACTCTACTTTCTGTTATCATGCTGCTCTTTTTATTCAGATTGAGTTGGTTATCGATGATTGTCGTTCTTATAGTCTAATGTTTTATTATCGTCAAGGTTGGCTCCTTTGCCAGAGGATTATTCCTCGTTCATTCGGAGTGCTTGGAATCAAATTACATTGCAAGCAGGCCTTTTCGTGTGAATGCGGTGAGTTTGGTTTTGAGTTTCCTGGAAATGTTATAAAGAACTGTGATCATGTAAATTGGTGCTTGCTGCAACAGTCATCATTCCCATTACACAGCATATTTACAGAGGATTGATTGCATTAAGTTACTTATCCGGAGCATTTAGGGTTAAAGGGTTTTCATTTATAAATGATATAATTATAAAAGCTTTACCATATTCCATATCATATCTATCAGGCCTGCTCACTTTCGCTTCAATAACTATTGAGATGATTCCTTCGTAAGTAAAAACTATTAAAATGCAATGGAAGTCGAGAATAAATCCTTTCAGTTTCATGCAATTTCCACTTACCTTCTATATATTTGGTACCATAAGGCTATGAGATCACCTGCTTTTGTTATTTAGACAAATCGAGACGAAAATGAATAAGGATGTTAACATTATTTCTTTATGTTCTGTTTTTCCTTACTCGTCAATCTTATTATTGCTTGCATCTCTGCAAGTAAAGTTGATAATGTGTGCGGCTTATTCCTAGACAAACAAATAAACTTTCTTATCAGAAGAGTCATTGGATTATTTTGGAGCTACTTTTTGGGTGGCTTTAAAATTTTACTTTCCATTGCCTATTTTACCAAATGTATGTGCGAAATGTGCAGGGACCTGTGCATGCTTATGTTGCTGTTCCAGGCGGAAAAACGAGCTACCTCTCAGAATTGAAAGCAGGTAAGGAGGTGATCCTGGTTGATCAGAAAGGCCATCAACGAACAGCAATTGTTGGGCGTGTAAAGATAGAGACTAGACCGCTAATCCTTGTAGAGGCAAAGGTCTGTAACAGCTACGTTCGCAAAATTTGATTAATCTTTTAATTAGAGTTGGGTACTTTTGCTGGTTAGTAAACTTTATTGTTGATACTGGTAATATTTTTGCCTTCAGAGAGATTCGGATGATCAAACTTTCTACAGCATCCTTGTACAGAATGCGGAAACAGTTGCCTTGGTTTGTCCCTCCAAAGGTCTTCCTCAACTCTCGTAACCGGTTTCTTAAGTTGAATTATATTGTTTTTCCTATTCTCCGTTCATCTTACAGTCGCTGAACCTTCACTTACACTTGCTGCAGAACGCGAACTGCAAAAAACTGCAATCCCTGTGACTTCGCTTAAAGTTGGAGATGAAATTTTAGTTCGATTACAGGGAGGGGCTCGGCATACGGGAATTGAAATTCAAGAATTCATTGTGGAGAAATAAGAAATGGAAGATGATGTGAACATGAAATTTGTCGAGAATTCTTACAGCTATGTAAATTTGTAACTGACATAACTGATATAACTAGATCATTTTTTGGCCGTGAAATTGCTTGTGTACTACTTTAGTCCTGTTTCTTCCTCAGCAGAATATACAACCCAAGTGCAAATGCAAGGAACAATTAACCACGTGCGCGTGCACAATTTTCCGCCGTGGATGTGTTTGCTGCTTTGAAACTTCTGGCAGTTTCATGCACATCCACGGTTGGCAATTGCTCAGGCAGTTCACGTATGACGCAAATAAATCGATGAGAAACACAGATTGCAGATTACCGACAAAGACAGTTACCaaggaagaaacaagaaacatatGAAACCTTTTACAATTGACATGCAACAACCACCTATAGATTCTTTTCTTTGGCTATTTTAAATGTTCCTTTGGTAAATTTCTATGCTCAATATCTATGTCTAGCCATACAAGTTAAGCTTGATGGCAAAACCCTATAAACTCGACTCTACGAAGAACACATTGACATTTAACTCAATACAACAACTGAGGTCTTTTCTTTTCCCACTATCTGTCATATCCCTTAAACGATAACTTCTGACGCAAGGAAACGAAATGGATATCAAAGAGGAGCTCAATCTTACGATTGTGCAGATTGCGAAATAGGTCTGGGTGATCGGTTAAGATGGTATAGGTGAAATGGTGAGGCATGCGGACCATTTGGCATGGATCGGGTTCTCGTTGGTTGTCCGTTCCTTGAAACCCTGACCAGCCCTCTACCGCCATTTCGAGAATTTGGATTAGACCCAGGAGCTTGCAAGGCTTGGTAGTAATATGAGGATCTGGCCATGTCATTGAGGTCAGGAAGAGGCTTCAGCACTTCAACAACTTCACTCATCAGAGGTCTAGCCTTGGGGTCACGGCTAAGACAACGGGCAGCCAAATGAAACGCCTTCTGAGCACCTTTGATAGAGAAGTGGCCTTCAAGTCTAGGATCTATTAGACGGTAGAACCTTTGCCTGTCTCCCAGATGCGGGCGTGCCCACTCAACCAAGTTATGCTCCCCATTGGGTCGGTTTTTGTCCATAGATCTTTTACCAACCAACATTTCAAGCAAAACCACCCCGAAGCTATAGACATCGCTTTTTGAAGTGAGGTGTCCTGATAGAAGATGGCTCACATTATATAAATTACTTTACATTCCATGAAAGCAAAAGAGCATAAATGACGAGATGCAGTCAGGACTGTTGAGAACAAGGCAAAAAAAGAGATTCATATGGTTTATGATACCAACCTGTCATTACGTACTCAGGGGCTGCATAACCGTAAGTGCCCATAACTCGAGTGGAGACGTGAGTTTTGTCTCCCTCTGGAGCATCTTTCGCGAGCCCAAAATCAGAAAGCTTAGCGGTGTAGTCCTGGAAGAGTAAATCATTGATTAGAACAATAGGTATCAGGTAAAAACAATGACATTCAAACCCGAGCTCATTAACGCACCGCATCCAGCAGTATATTAGATGTTTTGAAATCTCGATAAATCACTGGCCTTTTGGCTTCCTCATGAAGAAAGGTAAGACCCTGTGCAGCACCAAGAGCTATTTTCATCCGGATAGGCCAAGGGAGCGGCAAGGTCCCTGAAATGGGGGGAAAAATTATTACTGAAGCATGTGACAAATCAAACTACCAGAACTTGTACTGCACACTCTCATACACATTTTACTTccccttttttgtttttctaaggAAACATCTCATGGAAATTTTTCAAGGTGTGGCGATTTGAACTCTAGCTTTTTTACCACCTCACCGTATTTAATTGTGATGTGCCCCCAACTTTGGTAAGTTTTAACCCCTTTCTTTATTTAGATGTAAACAGGAAATAAATCGTAATCTACAACCTCCAAACATAAATTTAAGATTGT
This window harbors:
- the LOC126583687 gene encoding uncharacterized protein LOC126583687 isoform X1, which codes for MAVEVLGAHRIISPRLHRRKRKMAAGVLHSASLAGICSFTPTTDKWNICRLISSHRHSMVSQNSSSAAAIGFSTTSSSGTYGESKRVWVWTESKQVMTAAVERGWNTFVFPSQSRELADEWSSIALIDTLFIEEGAILDGENRRVATMLEVANPKELELLQPEKALGENLVVDLLDWQVIPAENIVAAFQGSGKTVFAVSKTALEAQVFFEALEHGLGGVILKIEEVKALLDLKDYFDRRDEVSNILSLTKAVVNRVQVAGMGDRVCVDLCSLMRPGEGLLVGSFARGLFLVHSECLESNYIASRPFRVNAGPVHAYVAVPGGKTSYLSELKAGKEVILVDQKGHQRTAIVGRVKIETRPLILVEAKRDSDDQTFYSILVQNAETVALVCPSKERELQKTAIPVTSLKVGDEILVRLQGGARHTGIEIQEFIVEK
- the LOC126583687 gene encoding uncharacterized protein LOC126583687 isoform X2, producing MVSQNSSSAAAIGFSTTSSSGTYGESKRVWVWTESKQVMTAAVERGWNTFVFPSQSRELADEWSSIALIDTLFIEEGAILDGENRRVATMLEVANPKELELLQPEKALGENLVVDLLDWQVIPAENIVAAFQGSGKTVFAVSKTALEAQVFFEALEHGLGGVILKIEEVKALLDLKDYFDRRDEVSNILSLTKAVVNRVQVAGMGDRVCVDLCSLMRPGEGLLVGSFARGLFLVHSECLESNYIASRPFRVNAGPVHAYVAVPGGKTSYLSELKAGKEVILVDQKGHQRTAIVGRVKIETRPLILVEAKRDSDDQTFYSILVQNAETVALVCPSKERELQKTAIPVTSLKVGDEILVRLQGGARHTGIEIQEFIVEK
- the LOC126583686 gene encoding serine/threonine-protein kinase PBL34-like, which translates into the protein MGLGRGASVVSKNVGKSKGKKRKDDQDEVTGCWMKLRFMGMCMSPKTKLNTPTSGTTSPAGESKGANDSIKDQPAAPVASSSSTSNTGSTVSTPKEAEELKVASQLRKFTFDELKSVTRNFRPVNLLGEGGFGCVYKGWIDEHGTTPVKPGAGLAVAVKTLNHEGLQGHKEWLAEVNYLGNLLHPNLVKLYGYCIEDDQRLLVYEFMPRGSLENHLFRRTLPLPWPIRMKIALGAAQGLTFLHEEAKRPVIYRDFKTSNILLDADYTAKLSDFGLAKDAPEGDKTHVSTRVMGTYGYAAPEYVMTGHLTSKSDVYSFGVVLLEMLVGKRSMDKNRPNGEHNLVEWARPHLGDRQRFYRLIDPRLEGHFSIKGAQKAFHLAARCLSRDPKARPLMSEVVEVLKPLPDLNDMARSSYYYQALQAPGSNPNSRNGGRGLVRVSRNGQPTRTRSMPNGPHASPFHLYHLNRSPRPISQSAQS